GATGCTGTCTCCGTCCTTCTGGGTCCTGGCGTTAAACTGCTTGCAGAATTCCATGATATTCACGCCGTGCTGTCCGAGGGACGGACCCACGGGCGGAGCCGGATTGGCCTTGCCGGCTGGAATTTGCAATTTGATTTGCCCGGTAATTTCTTTCGCCATTGCGACGCTCCTTCGACTTCCCTGTCAGTCCTTTACACACGCTCCACTTGCAAGAAGCCCAGCTCCACTGGGGTCGAGCGACCAAAAATACTGACCAGCACTTTGACACGGCTGTGATCCTGGTCCACTTCGTCCACCAGGCCGTTGAAACCAAGAAACGGCCCATCGATGATGCGCACATTGTCACCCTTAATAAAACGAACCTGCTCCCGCGGCGCCGCGGCCCCCTGATCCACCTGCTTCAGCAGCGACTCCGCCTCTTCCGTCGTCAAGGGGATGGGCTTGGTGCTGCCGCCCACGAAGCCGGTGACTTTCGGCGTCTCCTTGATCATCTGCACGGTCTCGTCGGTCAGCGGGGATTCCAGCTCGACCAAGACATAGCCCGGAAAGAACTTGCGCTTGGACTGGCGGCGTTTCCCATCCTTGATCTCGATCACATCCTCGGTGGGAACCAGCACCTGACCCAATCTCTCCACCAAGCCCATTTGATTGGCTCGTTCGAGGATGCTGGTCTTCACCCGCCCCTCGAATCCAGCATAGGTATGAATCACGTACCAGTTCTTGTTCATCGACTCATCCTCAAATGCCGTTCGCCAAGCCAAGGCGGCTGCGCGGACCCCGCTCGCCCCCTGCGATTTAGATCACCCTGCTGACCAGCCAGACTAGGAAGGAATCCACAAGCGAGAGATAGATGGACATAACCAAGCAGAAGA
This DNA window, taken from Nitrospirota bacterium, encodes the following:
- the nusG gene encoding transcription termination/antitermination protein NusG, whose amino-acid sequence is MNKNWYVIHTYAGFEGRVKTSILERANQMGLVERLGQVLVPTEDVIEIKDGKRRQSKRKFFPGYVLVELESPLTDETVQMIKETPKVTGFVGGSTKPIPLTTEEAESLLKQVDQGAAAPREQVRFIKGDNVRIIDGPFLGFNGLVDEVDQDHSRVKVLVSIFGRSTPVELGFLQVERV